The following are encoded together in the Nitrosopumilus sp. b3 genome:
- a CDS encoding carbon-nitrogen hydrolase family protein, whose protein sequence is MEFLEFKRIARDFSMTIIPGAFYEIKKNTSIISPIIGPEGEFIGRQEKIHPFDYERDYVKPGKEAKIFNTSCKFGVIICYDMVFPNVANLLTKKGAQVLFSPSRIVRRGIIPWQMYVQVRALENRIPILAANVENRKYGGSSVIVDLSENNKVITTKMTKLKGESQKFKEFSLDKYESSRKIRFSDSKTFQ, encoded by the coding sequence TTGGAATTTTTAGAATTTAAGAGAATTGCCAGAGATTTTTCAATGACAATTATACCTGGGGCATTTTATGAAATCAAAAAAAATACATCAATAATTTCGCCAATTATCGGTCCTGAGGGGGAATTTATTGGCAGGCAGGAAAAGATTCATCCATTTGATTATGAAAGAGATTATGTAAAGCCAGGAAAGGAGGCTAAAATATTCAATACTTCATGCAAATTTGGAGTAATTATCTGCTATGACATGGTTTTTCCTAATGTTGCCAATCTACTTACAAAGAAAGGGGCTCAAGTATTATTTTCACCCAGCAGAATTGTACGACGGGGAATCATTCCTTGGCAGATGTATGTTCAGGTTAGGGCATTGGAGAATAGAATACCTATTCTTGCTGCAAATGTAGAGAATAGAAAATATGGTGGAAGTAGTGTAATTGTGGATTTATCAGAGAACAACAAAGTCATAACAACAAAAATGACAAAGCTGAAAGGGGAAAGTCAAAAATTTAAAGAATTTTCACTAGATAAATACGAATCAAGTAGAAAAATTAGATTTTCAGATTCAAAAACATTTCAATAG
- a CDS encoding inositol-3-phosphate synthase yields the protein MADRIKVGLVGIGNCFAGLIQGIEYYRKNPSQEVTGIIHDKLAGYGIHDIDFVCGFDVGENKVGKLLNEAIYEFPNMVDWIPKDEMPKTDAKVYESPILDGVGVWVENRIKPIESNKTSEQIADEVKKVIKELGVEIIVSYLPVGSDKVTEFWAQICLDTNTAFVNCIPSFIASDEKWAKKFEEKNIPCIGDDIKGQVGATIVHRTLAKLCSDRGTKIEKTYQINVGGNTDFLNMKEQDRLASKRISKTESVQSQLRDRLDDDQIYVGPSDFIPFLGNTKLMFMRIEGRQWANIPYNMEVRLEVDDKANSAGIVIDAIRLARIALDRGVGGPIKPASAYLMKHPIEQTSDVKAKAECEKFVAGN from the coding sequence ATGGCTGATAGAATTAAAGTTGGATTGGTAGGGATTGGTAACTGTTTTGCTGGATTAATACAAGGAATAGAATATTATCGTAAAAACCCTTCTCAAGAAGTTACAGGAATTATTCATGATAAATTGGCCGGTTATGGTATTCATGATATTGATTTTGTTTGTGGATTTGATGTTGGTGAAAACAAAGTTGGGAAATTACTCAACGAAGCCATTTATGAATTTCCAAACATGGTAGATTGGATTCCTAAAGATGAAATGCCAAAAACTGATGCCAAAGTCTATGAAAGTCCAATTTTAGATGGTGTTGGAGTTTGGGTAGAAAATAGAATTAAGCCTATTGAAAGCAATAAAACCTCTGAACAAATTGCTGATGAGGTTAAAAAAGTCATAAAAGAATTAGGTGTTGAAATTATCGTCTCTTACTTGCCTGTAGGCTCAGACAAAGTTACTGAATTTTGGGCTCAAATTTGTCTTGACACTAACACTGCTTTTGTTAACTGTATCCCATCATTCATAGCATCTGATGAAAAATGGGCAAAAAAGTTTGAAGAAAAGAATATTCCATGTATTGGCGATGACATCAAGGGACAAGTTGGTGCAACTATTGTACATAGAACACTGGCAAAATTATGCAGTGACAGAGGAACTAAAATTGAAAAAACCTACCAAATCAATGTTGGTGGAAATACTGACTTTCTAAATATGAAAGAACAAGATAGACTAGCTTCCAAAAGAATTTCTAAAACAGAAAGTGTTCAAAGCCAACTTAGAGATAGATTAGATGATGATCAAATCTATGTTGGTCCGTCTGACTTTATCCCATTCTTAGGAAATACCAAGTTAATGTTTATGAGAATTGAAGGTCGTCAATGGGCAAATATTCCGTACAACATGGAAGTTCGTTTAGAAGTAGATGATAAAGCAAACTCTGCTGGAATTGTAATTGATGCAATTAGATTAGCTAGAATTGCACTTGATAGGGGTGTTGGTGGTCCAATAAAGCCTGCAAGTGCTTATTTGATGAAACATCCGATTGAACAAACCTCCGATGTTAAAGCAAAAGCTGAATGTGAAAAGTTTGTTGCAGGCAACTAA
- a CDS encoding deoxyhypusine synthase translates to MVVAGNSVKDIEIDSDTTIENIFEELSKSGGFESVNLSDGLEILTEMISDKQCLRFVSFVGAVVSTGLRGIIKNMIKNNWFDVAITTCGALDHDIARHFSHYKEGSFTMDDMELANQNIHRLGNVLVPMDSYGPLIEEKMQSFLEEEYQKGVKEMTTAEICKMIGKHLGEDSFLYWAQKNNVSVVVPGIMDGAVGSQIWLFAQKHSDFKLNLTGDADLLSGYIFKAEKSGAFMIGGGISKHHTLWWNQYREGLDYAFYITTAQEFDGSLSGALVREAISWGKVTQKAKQSTLHAEVTTILPFIYAALIRKLQK, encoded by the coding sequence ATGGTAGTAGCAGGCAATTCAGTAAAGGATATTGAAATTGATTCTGATACAACGATTGAAAATATTTTTGAAGAATTATCAAAATCAGGAGGATTCGAATCAGTAAATCTTTCTGATGGCTTAGAAATCTTGACTGAGATGATTTCAGATAAACAGTGTCTTAGATTTGTATCATTTGTAGGAGCTGTTGTTTCTACGGGACTAAGAGGGATTATTAAAAATATGATCAAAAATAATTGGTTTGATGTTGCAATTACTACTTGCGGTGCACTTGATCATGATATTGCAAGACATTTTTCACATTACAAAGAAGGCTCATTTACAATGGATGATATGGAATTAGCAAATCAAAATATTCACAGATTAGGAAATGTATTGGTTCCAATGGATAGTTACGGTCCACTCATTGAAGAAAAGATGCAGTCATTTTTAGAAGAAGAGTATCAAAAAGGAGTAAAAGAAATGACTACTGCAGAGATTTGTAAAATGATTGGCAAACATTTAGGGGAAGATTCATTTCTTTATTGGGCACAAAAAAATAATGTAAGTGTAGTGGTTCCAGGAATAATGGATGGTGCTGTAGGGAGTCAAATTTGGCTTTTTGCACAAAAACACAGCGATTTCAAACTAAACTTGACGGGAGATGCAGATTTACTTTCAGGATATATTTTCAAGGCTGAAAAATCTGGAGCATTTATGATTGGTGGAGGAATTTCAAAGCATCACACATTATGGTGGAATCAGTACAGAGAAGGACTAGATTATGCATTTTACATTACAACTGCACAAGAATTTGATGGGAGTCTTAGTGGAGCATTAGTTAGAGAAGCAATTTCATGGGGAAAAGTCACACAAAAAGCTAAACAGTCAACACTACATGCAGAAGTAACCACTATCTTGCCATTTATTTATGCAGCATTAATCAGAAAATTACAAAAATAG
- a CDS encoding PAC2 family protein: MTSEIKIKELKPINLEGGYLIDGFPSVGFSSAIATESMVHTSNFEIAGIIDSEGFPPISVVKNGKPNFPIRIFVNEDLKIGIFLSYLTLEQSLHRVAARTMLEWAKKHKIELILSSVAVKDPNGDEEMIGIGSTQSAREKIRDAGLKGLEHGTVPGIPGVLLNEGSIIKQDVVVIVFHTKGEGPDFKSSANLCMAMSKLIPGASCNISLLQNEAEKAEEVIKEAQVESNQIKDSMYT, from the coding sequence TTGACTTCTGAAATTAAAATTAAAGAACTAAAACCCATTAATTTGGAAGGTGGATATCTTATTGATGGATTCCCATCAGTGGGATTTAGTAGTGCGATTGCAACAGAATCAATGGTACACACATCAAATTTTGAAATAGCAGGAATTATTGATTCAGAAGGTTTTCCACCAATAAGCGTTGTAAAAAATGGGAAACCAAATTTTCCAATTAGGATTTTTGTAAATGAAGATCTAAAGATAGGAATTTTTTTATCATATCTAACTCTGGAACAATCTTTGCACAGAGTTGCAGCTAGAACAATGTTAGAATGGGCTAAAAAACACAAAATTGAATTGATTCTCAGCAGTGTTGCAGTAAAAGATCCTAATGGAGATGAAGAGATGATTGGGATTGGAAGTACCCAATCAGCTAGAGAAAAAATTAGAGATGCAGGATTAAAAGGATTAGAACATGGTACAGTTCCAGGCATACCTGGAGTTTTGTTAAATGAAGGAAGTATAATAAAACAAGATGTGGTGGTGATCGTTTTTCATACAAAGGGTGAAGGTCCGGATTTTAAATCAAGTGCAAATCTTTGTATGGCAATGTCAAAATTAATTCCAGGAGCTTCATGTAACATATCATTATTACAAAATGAGGCAGAAAAAGCTGAAGAAGTGATAAAAGAAGCACAAGTAGAGTCAAACCAGATCAAAGATTCAATGTATACATAG
- a CDS encoding LysE family transporter, giving the protein MEQFLEFAVLVIAISASGVMAPGPLFAANISYGLRDGARSGIKMAFGHSIVEFPLIILLGIGVFSLEIFPEFRTIISILGAITLFIFAIIQIKTVFSRKEISEIKPKQGPLITGILLSALNPFFIIWWLTIGFKLISDAMLIWAFAGIIILFGLHIWMDFTWLGIISFLASKSSKILSNKNYKVLMVSLSLVLVYFGIVFLTDVTY; this is encoded by the coding sequence ATGGAACAGTTTTTAGAATTTGCAGTATTAGTAATAGCTATTTCAGCATCAGGAGTAATGGCACCAGGTCCACTTTTTGCAGCTAACATTTCATATGGATTAAGAGATGGTGCAAGATCAGGAATTAAGATGGCATTTGGCCATTCAATTGTAGAATTTCCATTAATAATATTATTAGGAATAGGAGTTTTTTCTTTAGAAATATTTCCGGAATTTAGAACAATAATTTCTATTTTAGGTGCAATCACACTTTTCATATTTGCAATCATTCAGATTAAAACAGTATTTTCAAGAAAAGAAATTTCAGAGATTAAACCAAAACAAGGTCCGCTAATTACAGGGATTTTGCTTAGTGCATTAAATCCATTTTTCATAATATGGTGGCTTACAATTGGGTTCAAATTAATTTCAGATGCAATGTTAATTTGGGCATTTGCAGGAATTATTATTTTATTTGGGTTACATATTTGGATGGATTTTACTTGGTTGGGAATAATTTCGTTTCTTGCTTCAAAAAGTTCAAAGATACTATCGAACAAAAACTACAAAGTTTTGATGGTTTCTCTGAGTTTAGTATTAGTATATTTTGGAATAGTATTCTTAACTGATGTAACATACTAA
- a CDS encoding DNA-binding protein — protein sequence MTYVSATLTQLSTRPTVTIKARGKRITQAVDVSQMIVKRMDSVGYVISDVRISSDSLTSQDGKQRNVSTMEIDISKN from the coding sequence AACACAGCTTTCTACTAGGCCTACTGTTACGATAAAAGCTAGAGGTAAAAGAATTACACAAGCAGTTGATGTGTCTCAAATGATTGTAAAAAGAATGGATTCAGTGGGTTATGTGATTAGCGATGTAAGAATTTCATCTGATTCTCTTACTTCACAAGATGGGAAACAACGAAATGTTTCTACAATGGAAATTGATATTTCAAAAAATTAG